The Candidatus Oleimmundimicrobium sp. genome includes the window TGTTTGACAGTATTTTCCGCCACCACTTCCGGACTAGCCTTCGCCGCATTCTCTTTGCCGGGAATTACCATACTGGGTTTAAGAATAGTGTATTCCAAAATCACGCCGTAACGATGCAGGGCATCATAGATAGCATGCTGCACGTTCTCGGTCACCTCAAAACAGCGCTCAATAGTATGTTCCCCGTCAATCAGCACTTCCGGTTCCACGATAGGAACGATACCAACCGACTGGCAGATAGCAGCGTAACGAGCCAGTACTTCGGCATTAGCTTCAATACCAAGACGTCTGGGATTATGGGGACTAATGGGATAAACCTCGCGCCATTTGGCAAATCGCGCCCCTTGCTCTTTATACACCTTGAGACGTTCACCAAGATTATCAAGGCCTTGAATAATAAGATCGCCCGGGGAATTTACCAAAGGAATCTTGCCCTTATCCACTTTAACACCGGGGACGATGCCCTGACTTTCCGCCACCTCCGGAAGTAAAGTACCGTCGTCGCTCTTCTGGGTCAGAGTTTCCTCAAACAAAATGATGCCGCTAATATAGTCACCGAGATGAGGGGTAGTTAATATCAAGGTACGCCAAGCGCGCC containing:
- a CDS encoding class I fructose-bisphosphate aldolase, which encodes MVQKGKGILAADESQPTIAKRFKSIGVEPTEENRRAWRTLILTTPHLGDYISGIILFEETLTQKSDDGTLLPEVAESQGIVPGVKVDKGKIPLVNSPGDLIIQGLDNLGERLKVYKEQGARFAKWREVYPISPHNPRRLGIEANAEVLARYAAICQSVGIVPIVEPEVLIDGEHTIERCFEVTENVQHAIYDALHRYGVILEYTILKPSMVIPGKENAAKASPEVVAENTVKQLRRTVPAAVPSINFLSGGQSPEEATANLNAMNANYPNQPWELTFSYGRALQQPALHAWLGKKENVPVAQAALLKRAKLNGAARYGKYTPEMEK